The following are from one region of the Takifugu rubripes chromosome 12, fTakRub1.2, whole genome shotgun sequence genome:
- the LOC115251836 gene encoding major histocompatibility complex class I-related gene protein-like yields MEVSGLEVGYCDTTKKKVEPKTNWAKTFLDDHQEQLDWYTAECVEHFPAYMKYWMYNVMEIYNQTGGVHVMQRLDHCELDSETGEISAFSKFGYDGEDLLELDLKTLHWTALTPKALAVKPRWDSDEHRTLWISLYITKKVDFVLLMNHHETNDGFLSVPPELPSVSLLQKTPSSPVSCHATGFYPDRATLSWRKGEEELHEDVDHGEMLLNPDGTFQMSVDLNVSSVPPEDWSSYKCVFQLSGGKEITTTLDKNQIRTNWGETVSSSNHPGAAVIIVILVVLLLPVGVAIRFCIRTRNNPASPL; encoded by the exons ATGGAGGTCAGTGGACTTGAGGTTGGATACTGCGACACCACTAAAAAGAAAGTAGAGCCAAAGACAAACTGGGCAAAGACGTTCCTGGACGATCACCAAGAACAGCTGGACTGGTACACTGCAGAGTGTGTGGAGCATTTTCCAGCCTACATGAAGTACTGGATGTACAATGTGATGGAGATCTACAATCAGACTGGAG GTGTCCATGTTATGCAGAGGCTTGATCATTGTGAATTGGACAGTGAGACAGGAGAAATCTCTGCTTTCTCAAAATTTGGTTATGACGGAGAAGACCTGTTGGAACTGGACCTGAAGACGCTGCACTGGACGGCTCTGACACCAAAGGCTCTCGCTGTAAAACCCAGATGGGATTCTGATGAACATAGAACACTCTGGATTAGTCTGTACATCACCAAGAAA GTTGACTTTGTCCTGCTGATGAACCACCATGAGACAAATGATGggttcctctctgtccccccagagctgccgtcagtgtctctgctccagaagaccccctcctctcctgtcagctgccacGCTACAGGCTTCTACCCCGACAGAGCCACACTGTCCTGGAggaaaggtgaagaggagctcCATGAGGACGTGGACCACGGAGAGATGCTCCTCAACCCTGACGGAACCTTCCAGATGAGTGTTGACCTGAACGTGTCCTCAGTCCCACctgaagactggagcagctacaagtgtgtgtttcagctgtctgGAGGGAAGGAAATCACCACAACACTGGACAAAAACCAGATCAGGACCAACTGGGGGGAGACTG TCTCATCCTCAAACcatcctggtgctgctgttatCATAGTGATCctggtggttctgctgctgccggtGGGCGTCGCCATTCGGTTCTGCATCAGGACAAGGAATAATCCTG CGTCCCCGTTGTGA